TCAGTTTGAGAAAATTGCAGTATAAACAGCAAAGATAAAACTtacattcttcccatgtctctTTACCTGCATCACAACCCTTTTTTACCAACTATCTGCCCTACAAGAACCCACGTTGTACCAAATCAATAATAATAGATTTTGAAAGAgcaataaaacttattaaaatggTTTagcatatttttacaaactcaAAAGTGATCCACACTTGTTATAACCAAAGCTAAGTAAATTTGCATATTCATGTGGCCCTATAGATTGGATTTTACAATGAATAGCAgattaacgctctgtttgtttcgatgtaaaatattttcagaaaaatattttccaattttacaGTGTTTGttttgtagtaaaatatttagtcaaaagtaaaatattttcagtcaactAAATCAACCTAGacaaatttatgtaaaatattttacgcttaaaattttgggaaaacattttacatttgctCAGTTCTTCACACCCCGATACTTATCACTCCCGCACTTTCGCgctaaaactctctctctctctcgtataTCTCTCCAAAAAAATCCAGCCCCTCTCagatttctctccaaaaaaaccCAGCCACCTTCAGTCCCCTCTCTCGCCAATCTCCAGCTCCAAGGTCCAACGCACCACCGGCCAGCTCTAGCTTTTGCCGGCGCCGCCCATCATCGGCAAAACTAGGTACTTTTCTGCCTTTTTAGTTCagatttctccttttcttttcgtttttcaTCATCTCTAACCCTTCTCTGGTTTTTCTTAGGTTCGATctgttgttttattattatatatctgtgtgtgttgTATGGTTTTTGGCTTTTGTGCTCACCTCATgttattgggtttttggtttttgatttttagtTAATACTATGTGCGTGcctatttgaaattttcaatctaAAAATGGATTGGTGATCAGTGGGGTTAGAGTACAACTGATTTAGACAaatgggggttttttttttttttttgaagcatctataataaaaacatttgcttccattaattctttgattttgtacGTTTTTCTAAAAGTGAAtcggaaaaggaaaagaaaaagaaaaggtcttACTAGGATCAACAAGGTTAAAATCACATAAGTTTTTGGGTTCCTTAAAAACCTTATTCATAGCATAGCTAGGGGAATAAGGGGAAGTGAAGGAACATTTGTGCTTTGTGTGTTTCTGTTATTGGAATGCTAAGAATGTGATTTATAGAAaagtggtttttcttttttaattattagtatGAATCACAGAAAAGTATGATTGGAGGGCTACCTTCTATCTGCATTAGTAGCTATCTGATGTGACAAGGGAATGACTTAAATAACATGGATAGTAGTTTGCTAACagataaattttatgtattaggGATATGTACAAAGTTGCATTTTGAGTGAATTTCTATTAACTACTGTTCAACATAACAGTGTGACAAGGGAATGACCTAAATAACATGGATCGGAGTTTACTGATagagaaattttgtttattagGGAAATGTACAAAGttgtatattaatttaaattttgttgacTACTATTAACAACCATTAGCAGAGAAATTATGGCAATTAACCTACTTGGATTGATTTACCCCAGCTTTGAAAAGGGAGAAATAGTGTCTTGGGAAAAACCACTCTCCACTTTATAGGACATGGGAGCTTCTAAAGGAGAACATTGGGTCTCAATATAGTCAATACTAAGTCTTATCTGCTGCCAAAAAAACATGGTAGCTGACAGGGTGGTTTATATGGATTATATGTTTAAGAACAAACCAGGTTgcatatatttatggaatgttTCATACTTGagtctaatatattttttctttgtgtgtgtgtgtgtgtatgtgtctACTTCTTTTTGCATATTTGCTTTGTGTGCCAAGCCCTTGTTTTAGTAATTGATATGGGTATTAAAATATGTAGCTGCAACAATGGTGCGAGTGTGTGTTTTGAATGACGCTCTTAACAGCATGTACATATTTAATTTCGTATGGTATTTAATTACTGCCTCTGCTTTTTGGTTGTGTGGTtggctttttctatttttttttagttttgtgtggctaaacaaaagttaaaagagCCCATTATCTTGGTTTTGTTATGTAGATGGTTAACCAAAAAATTCAAGTAGTAGTTCTTGCCACAATTGCATCTGTCCTTGCTGTGGGAGCTATAATATTAGAAGATATTAGGTCTAGGAGATTTATAATTAGGCAACCTCGTGTGAACCAGGATTATGAAAGAGAAGGTTTATAAGTGATATTCTTCATTGAGGTGATGCACGTTGTAGTTTTATGATAAGAATGAGACCTGTAGCTTTCTATGAATTATGTAGAATTCTTGTTGAGAGAAACTTGGTACGTGAGACTATCTACATGCCTATTACAGAGCAggtgttgatgtttttgcatattATTGGCCATAATGTTAGGTTTCGAGTTGTTGCTGCCAGGTTCCATAGATCAATTGAGACAACTTAtcgatattttaaaattgtccTTAAAGCAGTTTTGCAGTTATATAGGTATGTTGTTAGATTACCTGACAACTCTACACCCCCAGAGATAAGGAATAGTAGAAGGTTTTATCCTTATTTTAAggtaaattttcaaaatttgtttattgtttttttatttgttaggtGATTTTTGAAATGAACATTACTTAATATTGGTCATCATTAAGATTGTGTGAGAGCAATTGATGGAACTCATGTTCGTGCATCTGTTCCAATTGAAATCCAAGGAAGGTTTCGTGGTTTAAAGGGGGGGACAACACAAAATGTGTTAGCTGCAATTTCATTTCACTTAAGATTCACCTATATGTTAGCTGGTTGGGAAGGCAGTGCTCATGATTCTCGTATTTTAAATGATGCACTTAGTAGACCAAGGGGACTTACAATACCAGAAGGTATTATATAGATAACTAGCCTTTATGTTTGGTTTTATgctagatttttttataaaaaaattgattaataatttgtaCGTAAATATTATCTTGGTGATGCTGGTTATGGAAATAGGCCTGGAATCTTGTCTCCTTATCGAAGTGTTCGATATCATTTGAAAGAGTTTAGTGATCATCCACCTGAAAATGCAAAAGAATTATTCAACCTTCGTCATTCTTCGTTGTGAACAACCATTGAGCGAGGGTTTGGAGTTATAAAAAAACGTTTTCGTGTCTTGGATGCAAAACCATTTTGGTCTTTTAATACACAAGTGGATGTTGTTTTAGCATGTGGTGTTATTCACAATCACATCATGGGGGTTGATCCTAATGACCCAATTATGCAAGCTGGAACATGTGAGACAGAATCTAGTGATCGAGTCCAACCTAGCCGACGCGAAGCTATAGTGGAAAGTAGAGAATGGAATAATAAGAGGGATGAGATATGTCAAGCAATGTGGGCTAACTACATAATTAGGAGGCATGCATAAATTTATTCAGTCTAAGCTGTTTGGACTTATTTGTTGATAATGTTTGACAGCGTTCTATGATTATGTGCTGTCAGCTTTAATTGGCTTTGTATTTGGTTGCTAACAGAGCATAAGTGGATATCTTGTACACTTTTTAAAACGTAATATTGAATATTTTTGTGGGATACagttaaaattgttatttggtTCCTCAAGTTCAAGTCAACATGGCTTTGCATTGTTTTTGGATGATGAATTTTTTGTTCCATAGTTTcaggttttatttttgtaataatgtTTTATAGTGTTATTATCATAATGGTTGTGATTCATTAGATTGTTCTTTTGGCTATAGCAATGTCCAAGAACAAGGGGAAAGAACCAGGATCTCAACTTAGGTGGACACAACCAATGTGTGACATGCTATTTAAAATGTTGGTTATTGAGGCTGAACAAGGCAACAAGCCCTCAAACAAATATAAGCCTCAATCCCTTGACAAAGTGGCAAAAGAAATTGGTGTGAAGTTTAATGTAGAGTGTTATGCATCACATGTGCATAACCGTCTTCGTACGGTTAGAAAAGAGTGGAAACTCATTCAGGACATTCGAAAAAAAAGTGGATTTGGTTGGGATGATAATTTGAAAATGATCACATGTGACAAGCAAACTTATGATGCTGAAGTGCGggtatgaaatttatttaaatgagcttcttcttttttgaggatCAATAATGATTTAtacatttattatattaaatcatcCAATTTATTGACATTGTCATATTTCTTTGAACAGGCTCATCCTCCTCATGCGccatatttaaattaaaaaaattgaacagtaTGATGGGATGGCTATTGTTGTTGGTAAGGACATGGCAACTGGTGGCTTTTCAAAGCAATGGAGTGAACCTTCTCCATTGGTTGAAAATGAGACCCCACAGAATGACATCCAAAATCCAGAATTTGAAGGTGACTCTGATACATTGCCAAAAGATGCCCATGAAGCTTCCAATGGAACTTCATCTAAGGGAAGGAGCCATAGAAAGAGAACTTATGTAGCTATGAATGAAGATAGTCCTTTCAGTGAGATGACTGAACAACTCAAACAGATTGCAGTAGCCGTTACAACTCTGAGTCATGGCCCAGTTAATACAAATGAGCTTCATAAAATAGTGATGAATGTTGAAGGCTTTGAAGAAGACATGCTTGATGAAGCTTTTGATCATTTGGTTAATGATGAAAAGGCAGGAAGGGCCTTTATGGCTAAAAATGATAGGATGAGAAAGCTTTGGTTGGagaaatttttcaacaaaacctTATAACATGAAGTTGCTGGATACGTTGTGTGAAATATGTTAGTGGTACCATGGTATTCTTTAGGTTATTAATAATTATGGAACAATTCCATACTTTGGAAGATTATGTGTTAATGTTAGCTATATTGTCATAGTCTTTGGGTTTTGTTATTGTAAGTGTGCTTATGGATGGTTATGCAACACTGATTGACATGTTTTGGAGTTATTATGGAATAATGTTATATTTTGGATTTATTAGGAttatgaatgttatattttgtcCAGATATATTTTTGCAGGTTTTGGTGTATTGGTTTCTAAACTATTCTGCAGGTTCTTTCATTTTGTTAATTCACGGTATGTAGTTGGTTCTTTCTTCGTTGGCAAGGGCcagaaaaagagaaagcatGGTCACTGATGTCTCAAATGCTTTATAGAATTTTTGGCTTCAGTATTGTGGACATGTTCCTTGACCCAAACGGACATTTTGCTACTAGAAGAAAGCAAAATGATGTTTTGCACTGCTGAACTCCCTGTGTAGCTGCATTGGTCATGATTATTACAACAGGTGAACTCACTAGATATTTGCACGGGGCCAGAAACGTTGGGTGACAGCTGTGGTCTTCAATctcttttgttatatattgaTTCATCTATTTGAcacattcatatattgaaattttgatatattGAATCTTTGTTGTTATCAATGATTCATCTAGTACATTCTTTGACACATGTTCAATAACTGGATATGTAATTGAGTAAATGATGGGTGTATGAAGAATGCTAGATTAGTGCCTTTGATCACTTATGTCTTGCTCTTTCTAAAATTGTAGACACCTGTGTTTtctaaaattcataatttttggaaaaatcatTTAGATATTGTACTTGTTTTAGCCATTGGTGATATTTCagtacaattttaaatttttaccagttttttttttccattttacatTGTGCCAAAcatcggaaaatattttacacagcATTTTCATATACACTGCCAAACactgtaaaatgaaaatattttcctgtaaatattttacatgtaaaatattttacctttacaaatattttacatcgaaacaaacagagcgtaaataACAAAATCATTGAAATCAATTCCATGAAATCTATGATGATCATAAAATGGCTAGCAGGGAGATGAATGAGATGAGCTTGGTTAGAAGATAAAATActagatttgtttttggtgaTGTTACTTGTACTTTTTATTCTATTCAACCAAGATAGTGGttcataataacaataataacttgaagaaacaataatttattgatgttatatcaataatttcaacaattacaatataaataattataacaacaacaacaaaaaaaaacataaattttttaatgtttattttaattttttaattaaaaaaaattcattgtaaCTTAAATTAGTGagaatagataaaaataattattatgtataaacaTAAGAAAAACATAAACTTGTAAAACTCGgtgaattttttaagaaaaataatcatttactaaaaaaaataaagaataaacataacaaatattatgtatattttgattttgtttggacATGCCATGTGATTTGCAACAGTATTATGTATAAACATTAAGTCATTAtcatttaaaactttaaaaaaaaaaaaagtaattaaggaTGAGTGGAGTAAATAAATGTCTTACCAGTATAAACCACACGCTCACCCATGGGACAAAACCCACAAGGGACCTtaaggtttgtttgtttgttctttttcttttattctttttttctttttccttctacTAAGTAATTAAGGTGAATAAAAGGAATAGATGAagtccttattttttaaatatttaagaaTCAAAGTTAAAACAGGCATTAAAatttcaccctttttttttatatatcaaagattagaagtaatgtattctatctttttttttttttaaggaaacattaatacttattagaatacaTGAACATGAAAATagtatatagaattttttaaacaggtttataatatattatataaccaGAGTACCACTCCAAAGATGAaaagtataatatattaaaaaaatattttttagaatttcgGAAAATGGacatctttatttttcttatggGTCCGACTGTAAACAGATATCACATGTATATAGACTGCCAATCGGGCCAAGCTACCATAAAGCCGAACGATTTGGCACGAAATTATTTAGGTGGACATTGATATCTTTGTAATATAAAGTAGTGGAactgtttgttttattttattttatgtataaaaatatattaacgaaaaaaaaaagagaagaaagagatgAGATTGAAATAGGCCCATCTCAATCACAACCCAACAAGAGAGGGAGTGTATTCAATTTGGGAAAGAAGCTAAAAGGTAAAAACCAAGGGGTGGAATGTAGATTCAACAATGCTTCAATGACACCTTTGGAGTCTCCTTCAAAATATCATATTGGAACACCGCAAGTTTGATAGCTTGGAAGACAATTTGGGCTTCTCCTTGACAAAGACCTTAATCTTCCGATGAACCAAAACGCGTTCAGATAGCTGGTGGGTGGATGATACCACCAGCATAAACTGTATTACCAAGAGCAACCATTTCGGCATTACCACTACACACCCTTTTTTGAttataaataacataaaatatctTGAAGTTGCACATTCCAAGGAGTGAATAAGACAGTTTATAATATAAGCCTATCTTGATCTAAAGGCAACCAGTAATTGAGGATGGAAGACAACGACTCCACCTTTTTTACCTATACTAGTTCATGATAAATGTCTTGCAAACCAAAAGTAAGGAATGCAGCAACATAGAAAAATATCTTAATGAATACTTGCACATTtcagaaaacacaaaaattgccaacaaaatataaaattagataGCGATTTCTAGATTGAAGCTGTAAAGAAGATTGCGTCCTCAGGATGGAAAACAACAGCTCTTTCAGAACTCTTGGAGTAATTACTGGCAAAGCTGCTCAACGGCTGTTACAATCTGGGCAGGCTGAACCACAGTCCACTCCTCCAATGTCCCAGCATATGGAGTTGGTACATCCTGTGAAGACAAACATATAATGGGGGCGTCCAAATAATCATTGAAATTCTCGGTGATAGCAGCTGTCAAACTAGCACCAATACCACCAGTCCGCATGCACTCCTCCACAATCAGCACACGATGCGTCTTTTTCACTGAATTCCCGATTGTGTGAAGATCAAAAGGTTTCAGTGACCTGATATCAATTACTTCAGGATCATAGCCCTTGTTCACCAAAGTTTTAGCAGCCTGCATTACATGATACCTCATCCGGGAATAGGTTAAAATAGTGACATGCTCCCCAGGCCTAACCAtttcagcttcttcaagagaacaTACATACTCTTCATCTGGAATTCTCTCTTTGAGGTTGTAAAGCAAAACATGCTCAAATAGTATCACTGGGTTCTCACTTCGAATTGCAGCTTTCATCAAGCCCTTCGCATTATATGGGGTTGAGCATGCAACCATTTGAATTCCAGGGATTGATTGGAAATATGACTCAAGACGCTGGGAATGCTCAGCCCCAAGTTGCCGACCAACTCCACCAGGTCCACGAATAACAATCGGGATTTTAAACTGACCACCAGATGTGTAGTGGAGCATGCCACAGTTGTTAGAGATTTGGTTAAAAGCTAGAAGTAGAAATCCCATGTTCATTCCCTCAACAATTGGCCGCAGACCAGTCATGGCAGCTCCAATACCCATACCTGTAAAGGAGTTCTCAGCAATAGGAGTGTCAAGAACCCTGAGGTCTCCATATTTGGTAGCAAGGCCTTTGGTCACCTTGTATGATCCTCCATAATGACCCACATCTTCACCCATTACACATACAGTGGGATCCCTGTCCATTTCTTCTTCCAAGCCTTCCCGTAGGGCCTCAAAAAGCAAAAGTTCATGCCTGAGGATATTACACAAACTGATTACTACCCTGAAATAATactaagaaaaagaatgaaaatacaCGGAAATATTAATACGATGCTGTTCACATAGTTCTGTTCAGCA
The sequence above is drawn from the Castanea sativa cultivar Marrone di Chiusa Pesio chromosome 5, ASM4071231v1 genome and encodes:
- the LOC142636130 gene encoding pyruvate dehydrogenase E1 component subunit beta-3, chloroplastic — translated: MATIVGAATALSASKSFDSRKLHLPSGGSLSVSERKGSFLVVRSDGSVVHKAHRAQKLITNAVATKADSSAASTASKPGHELLLFEALREGLEEEMDRDPTVCVMGEDVGHYGGSYKVTKGLATKYGDLRVLDTPIAENSFTGMGIGAAMTGLRPIVEGMNMGFLLLAFNQISNNCGMLHYTSGGQFKIPIVIRGPGGVGRQLGAEHSQRLESYFQSIPGIQMVACSTPYNAKGLMKAAIRSENPVILFEHVLLYNLKERIPDEEYVCSLEEAEMVRPGEHVTILTYSRMRYHVMQAAKTLVNKGYDPEVIDIRSLKPFDLHTIGNSVKKTHRVLIVEECMRTGGIGASLTAAITENFNDYLDAPIICLSSQDVPTPYAGTLEEWTVVQPAQIVTAVEQLCQ
- the LOC142635426 gene encoding uncharacterized protein LOC142635426, with the translated sequence MRPVAFYELCRILVERNLVRETIYMPITEQVLMFLHIIGHNVRFRVVAARFHRSIETTYRYFKIVLKAVLQLYRYVVRLPDNSTPPEIRNNCVRAIDGTHVRASVPIEIQGRFRGLKGGTTQNVLAAISFHLRFTYMLAGWEGSAHDSRILNDALSRPRGLTIPEAMSKNKGKEPGSQLRWTQPMCDMLFKMLVIEAEQGNKPSNKYKPQSLDKVAKEIGVKFNVECYASHVHNRLRTVRKEWKLIQDIRKKSGFGWDDNLKMITCDKQTYDAEVRYDGMAIVVGKDMATGGFSKQWSEPSPLVENETPQNDIQNPEFEGDSDTLPKDAHEASNGTSSKGRSHRKRTYVAMNEDSPFSEMTEQLKQIAVAVTTLSHGPVNTNELHKIVMNVEGFEEDMLDEAFDHLVNDEKAGRAFMAKNDRMRKLWLEKFFNKTL